One genomic window of Candidatus Auribacterota bacterium includes the following:
- a CDS encoding transposase, protein MARPLRIEYHNAWYHVTSRGNQRANIFRDDKDRNKFLQILRESAALFNIEVHGYVLMGNHFHFLLRTLDANLSRFMQRFNTTYITYYNLRHHRAGHLYQGRYKAILIEADEYLLELSRYIHLNPVRLEKYRNLPLEKKIGILGGYYWSSFLGYIRSRERDDFMRYDMVLAYMGGDDKLCRAAYRDFVLKGIALDLNNPLEKARANALLGTDNFVTWVSTNILKQRELLVYDYSHLKEIKKAIPIKELAEAVAKEYGVKAEEISKSRSRHKEARQVLLDITYRTNFKIMSLKEMGQELGGVSGERINQVHKKVQIELKQNKQLEERVGKIMESIT, encoded by the coding sequence ATGGCCAGACCATTGAGAATAGAATATCACAATGCATGGTATCATGTAACCTCTCGAGGAAACCAGAGGGCAAATATCTTTAGGGATGATAAAGATCGGAACAAATTTCTTCAGATTCTAAGGGAAAGCGCAGCATTATTCAATATAGAAGTGCACGGTTATGTATTAATGGGTAACCATTTCCATTTTTTGTTGAGGACATTAGATGCAAATCTAAGTAGATTTATGCAGCGCTTTAACACTACCTATATCACGTATTACAATCTGCGCCATCACCGCGCGGGGCATCTCTATCAAGGTCGATATAAGGCTATTCTAATCGAAGCAGATGAATACTTGTTGGAACTGAGCCGCTACATTCATTTAAATCCTGTGCGGTTAGAGAAGTATCGCAATCTTCCGCTTGAAAAAAAGATTGGTATATTGGGGGGGTATTATTGGAGCAGTTTTCTTGGTTATATTAGGTCAAGAGAACGGGATGATTTTATGCGTTATGACATGGTATTGGCCTATATGGGAGGGGATGATAAGCTGTGCAGGGCGGCGTATAGGGATTTTGTTTTGAAGGGGATAGCATTGGATCTAAACAATCCATTGGAAAAAGCAAGAGCAAATGCTTTGTTGGGAACTGATAATTTTGTGACCTGGGTTTCTACGAATATCTTGAAACAAAGAGAATTGCTGGTTTATGATTACTCGCATTTAAAAGAGATTAAGAAGGCGATTCCAATTAAGGAATTGGCTGAAGCGGTAGCAAAAGAATATGGAGTCAAAGCGGAAGAAATTAGCAAGAGTAGATCGAGACATAAGGAAGCCCGGCAAGTGTTACTCGATATAACGTATCGAACTAATTTCAAGATTATGAGTCTTAAAGAAATGGGCCAAGAATTGGGTGGGGTTAGCGGTGAGCGAATCAACCAGGTTCATAAGAAGGTTCAGATAGAGCTGAAGCAGAACAAGCAGCTAGAAGAGCGCGTAGGAAAAATAATGGAGTCAATAACTTAG
- a CDS encoding glycosyltransferase family 39 protein, producing the protein MLKEPPVWPDDSLFASPAYILATHGYLGSELYYGIVPGLERYTYSNPPLYFLFLAGIIKLFGMNILVLRWTSVALGMSLFVLLFFLAKAVARTGWVGILACTLLAIDPEFLRGCRIARPDILCVVLITAASYFYARCINCPAHKVNLTMTGLCMGLAVLTHPLGLIAVISICIHYFINVARGKARLSGTVYLLIPFLLLIALWGIYIAQHYTYFEKQMLGQFGRKMGVRYWLWSLWGQSGRRVSLLIYIAATLGIFTISLRGKDNSLFFLSLLCSTALIMALSGREMWYSIYYAPFCAFAVALCAGRLWRIRAPVPCIALFFIGFLIYNNAADYRWTYIATMRYDYSGICEDIEKELRPHSTIFLHCVPDPYFCLINSPKSLTIREFHPTAPLADLKAAIARSDYLIISPGDTYLVKDMPPWRIKRIVRIGAHQPGQYQLLLVEFRNIRREEE; encoded by the coding sequence TTGCTCAAAGAGCCTCCGGTATGGCCCGACGATTCCCTCTTCGCAAGCCCTGCGTATATCCTCGCCACCCATGGGTATCTGGGATCAGAGCTCTACTATGGAATTGTGCCCGGCCTGGAGCGCTACACCTATTCCAATCCCCCCCTCTATTTCCTTTTCCTGGCCGGGATCATAAAATTATTTGGCATGAACATCCTGGTCCTGCGTTGGACCTCTGTCGCCTTGGGGATGTCGCTTTTTGTCCTGCTTTTCTTCCTTGCAAAAGCGGTGGCCCGAACCGGATGGGTCGGCATCCTCGCCTGCACCCTTCTTGCCATCGATCCGGAGTTCCTGCGAGGATGCCGTATCGCCCGCCCCGATATCTTGTGCGTGGTGCTGATAACCGCGGCATCGTACTTCTATGCGCGATGCATAAACTGTCCGGCACATAAAGTGAACCTCACTATGACAGGCCTCTGCATGGGGCTGGCGGTGCTCACCCATCCTCTGGGACTCATTGCCGTCATATCCATTTGCATCCATTATTTCATAAACGTCGCGCGCGGCAAAGCCAGGTTAAGCGGCACTGTCTATCTGCTCATCCCTTTTCTGCTATTGATTGCCCTCTGGGGGATATATATCGCACAGCACTATACATACTTTGAGAAGCAGATGCTTGGCCAATTCGGCCGTAAAATGGGTGTCAGATACTGGCTGTGGTCGCTTTGGGGGCAGAGCGGACGCCGGGTCTCATTGCTAATATATATCGCGGCAACGCTTGGCATATTTACAATATCATTAAGGGGAAAAGATAACTCCCTCTTCTTTCTCTCACTATTATGCTCCACGGCATTAATCATGGCGCTCAGCGGCAGAGAGATGTGGTACTCGATTTACTATGCGCCCTTTTGCGCATTCGCGGTGGCATTATGTGCAGGCCGGCTATGGAGAATACGCGCGCCGGTGCCATGCATCGCTCTGTTCTTTATCGGATTCCTCATATACAATAATGCGGCTGATTACCGATGGACCTATATCGCCACGATGCGCTATGACTACTCCGGCATCTGCGAGGATATAGAGAAGGAACTGCGCCCACATTCAACCATTTTCCTGCACTGTGTTCCCGACCCTTATTTCTGCCTGATAAATAGCCCTAAGAGCCTCACTATCCGGGAATTTCATCCTACCGCCCCCCTTGCTGACTTAAAGGCAGCCATCGCGCGTTCGGACTATCTGATCATCAGTCCGGGCGATACGTACCTGGTCAAGGACATGCCGCCGTGGCGCATCAAGCGTATTGTGCGCATCGGCGCCCATCAACCGGGGCAATATCAGTTGCTCTTAGTAGAATTTAGAAATATCCGGCGGGAGGAAGAATAA
- a CDS encoding tetratricopeptide repeat protein codes for MAKRSNRMLHCAALTCTILIAYTFFVPPPSPENFGTNTSVRFYLAKSLALDRSFSIEKYYLGGIDAAFYQGHYYSGKAPATSFLAVPVYWLAWETVGRYFAIPDWVYLYLVQVCVIALPSVLLALLLHDVLNRFVRSEYYADLLVVAYSLGTMAFPYSTQFVGHQLAAVLLFGCFIVLLKWRRVLASAISPTSLSRAESRGRFARSSLLVAGVLGGLAVAADYQVMLILCVIFIFTAFSFRRIGDTIIFALGCIPGVFLILLYNYACFGDMLSFPYAHEAMPIAREVQSQGLFGVRMPELIPFLMLMVSPFRGIFFVSPFLLLIVPGLYSLAKRSTDNDAVESVVGLGRGRLFWLCLITVLGYAIFNSSYTAWAGGAGYGPRFLVPVIPFFIVPIASLMARQPKGYGWMLSVLVIYSVIFNFIGTAAGASAHEHLHNPVREFLLPSFLRGNVRPNWLTLLGCPRGASLVVLVTLIGGGIALFLATGKRMGTVGARSPLTSLDMCFLWLCILITCAMILLFIFYETPESAYRYAVIGHSYDYSGDREAAIPYFEKSLQMDPLNPLVLNDLTAILIERGEYRKSLEIHLRALAVRPEEQEIKARAALLARIVDVSNVIDSSPQQRELLLGRAALLDRMGCSAAAQRDREAASHVSPGLTP; via the coding sequence ATGGCCAAGCGGTCCAATCGCATGCTGCACTGCGCGGCGCTGACGTGCACCATTCTGATTGCCTACACCTTTTTCGTGCCGCCGCCGTCCCCGGAAAATTTCGGTACGAACACCAGCGTCAGGTTCTATCTCGCCAAAAGCCTCGCGCTCGATCGGAGCTTTTCCATAGAGAAATATTACCTCGGCGGAATAGACGCCGCGTTTTATCAGGGCCATTACTACAGCGGGAAGGCTCCCGCGACATCGTTCCTCGCCGTTCCTGTGTACTGGTTGGCATGGGAAACAGTCGGAAGGTATTTCGCCATTCCCGACTGGGTTTATCTCTACCTGGTTCAGGTGTGCGTGATCGCCCTGCCGAGCGTGCTCCTGGCCCTTCTCCTGCACGATGTTCTCAACCGTTTCGTGCGATCTGAATATTATGCCGATCTGCTCGTCGTCGCCTACAGCCTGGGGACCATGGCCTTCCCATACAGCACTCAGTTTGTGGGACACCAGCTCGCTGCCGTACTGTTATTCGGCTGTTTTATAGTATTGCTAAAATGGAGAAGAGTCTTGGCTTCCGCCATTTCGCCGACGAGCTTGTCCCGAGCGGAGTCGAGGGGCCGTTTCGCCCGCTCGTCGCTTCTGGTGGCGGGAGTGCTCGGCGGGCTCGCGGTCGCGGCTGACTACCAGGTGATGCTCATTCTGTGCGTGATATTCATCTTCACTGCATTCTCTTTCCGGCGGATCGGAGATACCATCATTTTTGCCCTCGGGTGCATCCCCGGTGTTTTTTTAATCCTCTTGTATAACTACGCCTGCTTTGGTGACATGCTCAGTTTCCCCTATGCCCACGAGGCGATGCCGATCGCGAGGGAGGTTCAGTCACAGGGTCTTTTCGGCGTGAGAATGCCGGAACTCATCCCGTTCCTGATGTTGATGGTGAGCCCTTTTCGCGGCATATTTTTTGTCTCGCCGTTTTTGCTGCTGATAGTGCCAGGGCTGTATTCGCTCGCAAAAAGGAGTACAGATAACGATGCGGTGGAGAGTGTCGTCGGCCTGGGCAGGGGGAGACTTTTTTGGCTATGCCTTATCACTGTTCTCGGCTATGCCATCTTCAACTCTTCGTACACTGCGTGGGCGGGCGGCGCGGGTTACGGTCCGAGGTTTTTAGTCCCTGTGATTCCGTTTTTTATAGTACCGATCGCGTCCCTCATGGCGCGGCAGCCCAAGGGGTACGGCTGGATGCTCAGCGTTCTCGTTATTTATTCGGTAATCTTTAATTTTATTGGCACCGCGGCGGGGGCATCTGCCCATGAGCACCTGCATAATCCAGTGAGGGAATTTTTATTGCCATCCTTCCTGAGGGGTAATGTGCGGCCGAACTGGCTCACACTCCTGGGATGTCCTCGCGGGGCGAGCCTCGTGGTGTTGGTCACACTCATTGGCGGAGGTATCGCCTTGTTCCTAGCCACGGGGAAAAGAATGGGAACAGTGGGAGCACGATCTCCTTTGACATCGCTGGACATGTGTTTTCTGTGGCTCTGTATTCTGATCACATGTGCAATGATTCTTCTCTTCATATTCTATGAGACACCGGAGAGCGCCTACAGGTACGCGGTGATCGGGCACAGCTATGACTATTCGGGTGACAGGGAGGCGGCGATCCCCTATTTTGAGAAGTCCCTTCAAATGGATCCCTTGAATCCGCTCGTGCTCAACGACCTCACGGCGATTCTCATTGAGAGAGGTGAGTATCGGAAATCGCTCGAGATTCATCTCCGCGCGCTCGCGGTGAGGCCAGAGGAGCAGGAAATAAAGGCACGAGCAGCGCTGCTCGCGCGCATTGTGGATGTTTCAAACGTGATCGATTCTTCTCCTCAACAGAGAGAACTCCTGCTCGGACGCGCCGCCCTCCTCGATAGGATGGGGTGCTCCGCCGCTGCGCAAAGAGACAGGGAGGCGGCGTCGCACGTGAGTCCAGGGCTGACTCCCTGA
- a CDS encoding glycosyltransferase 87 family protein, translating to MAFHNYTGVDGANFFSYYSQYAFGMPSGRCHYFSASFSVLAIPHLLSCLCDIPLTTCAKCIHALSWIACSYIVVTIFHNRRTGSSPWWFIMLAFNPVAMFAIHYHVQSDATVLFLMITGLALYNAKGAPSKILAGMSWAVAVSIKAFPLLLLPLFIFDRSSRTRDKAIFYMSVALFFIIPEIPWLCTIGWAKTYADAIGHSYVCRFGLNRIAMAAQGEGLYAWFVRRLFTSADFSFQWIAIVLVLVAGFLVLFRKITLFRSMGLYFALLLLFSVKNAPQYFIFVIPFAVLAKRKGALIFANAAYAIILVFFYLLDEEMNGSYCLLRVLNFMSISPGALVFWDRLKEPISLYVWGYLYLIASFLFVWIYLPAQGGRQNAGALSREISLTFRRLFCGALLLLWGLSFFSMRFAGNPFSYPDNGFPEAVNCNTMLEPPSTLNWYGGRGEYELQFTGMRPGDAVRVSGDSYFLIRLANHTLGPYRGDGNKLYSFWWGISYPLTYEALRESGFKVTIINYLCSIRGINTITARLIGQGRDWDPYGHMLDGKVKVTRCRIDGVDYGVELGQRTGWLDSVWLSIRPKNFQFKGASYINIFTIILLYIIVFFAVVGGRLKMGKGER from the coding sequence ATGGCATTCCATAACTATACCGGTGTCGATGGGGCCAACTTTTTTAGCTATTACAGCCAGTATGCATTTGGTATGCCGAGCGGGCGCTGCCACTATTTCAGCGCGTCGTTCAGTGTCCTCGCCATCCCCCATCTGCTGTCATGTCTATGTGATATCCCTCTCACGACGTGTGCGAAGTGTATTCACGCACTCAGCTGGATTGCCTGTTCGTATATTGTGGTGACAATTTTTCACAACCGCAGAACCGGGTCCTCCCCATGGTGGTTTATCATGCTTGCCTTTAATCCGGTTGCCATGTTCGCCATCCATTACCACGTGCAATCAGACGCGACGGTTCTATTCCTGATGATCACCGGGCTGGCCCTCTATAATGCAAAAGGGGCACCCTCGAAAATCCTGGCGGGTATGAGCTGGGCTGTCGCGGTGAGCATCAAGGCCTTCCCGCTCCTCCTGCTCCCCCTGTTTATCTTCGACAGGAGCAGTCGTACGAGGGATAAGGCCATTTTTTATATGAGCGTCGCCCTTTTCTTTATAATCCCGGAAATTCCCTGGCTGTGCACAATAGGGTGGGCGAAGACGTACGCCGATGCCATCGGTCATAGCTACGTCTGCCGTTTCGGTTTGAACCGTATCGCGATGGCGGCACAGGGAGAGGGGCTATATGCCTGGTTCGTCAGGCGGCTGTTTACGAGCGCGGACTTTTCGTTTCAATGGATTGCCATCGTTCTTGTTCTGGTGGCAGGGTTCCTCGTTTTGTTCCGCAAGATCACACTATTTCGTTCGATGGGGCTCTACTTCGCTCTTCTCCTGCTTTTCTCTGTGAAGAATGCCCCGCAATATTTCATTTTCGTAATCCCATTTGCAGTGCTGGCCAAAAGAAAAGGGGCGCTCATCTTCGCCAATGCTGCCTATGCGATTATTTTGGTCTTCTTTTATCTTCTTGACGAGGAAATGAACGGTAGCTACTGTCTCCTCAGGGTGTTGAATTTCATGTCGATCAGTCCCGGAGCCTTGGTATTCTGGGATAGGCTCAAGGAACCTATCTCCCTGTACGTCTGGGGATATCTCTATCTCATTGCGTCCTTCCTCTTCGTGTGGATATATCTGCCAGCACAAGGTGGGAGGCAGAATGCCGGAGCCCTTTCAAGGGAAATCAGCCTGACATTCAGACGCCTTTTCTGCGGAGCGCTCCTTTTACTCTGGGGGCTGTCGTTCTTCAGCATGCGTTTCGCAGGGAATCCCTTCTCCTATCCTGACAATGGATTCCCGGAGGCGGTAAATTGCAACACCATGCTTGAACCTCCATCTACCCTGAATTGGTATGGAGGCAGAGGGGAATATGAGTTGCAATTCACCGGCATGAGGCCGGGTGACGCAGTTCGTGTGTCAGGGGATTCCTACTTTTTGATCCGACTCGCGAATCACACCCTGGGCCCCTATCGGGGTGACGGGAATAAACTCTACAGCTTCTGGTGGGGGATCTCATACCCCCTCACCTATGAGGCATTACGGGAGAGTGGATTCAAGGTGACCATCATAAATTATCTCTGTTCGATACGGGGGATCAATACCATCACGGCGCGCCTGATCGGACAGGGGAGGGATTGGGACCCGTACGGCCACATGCTTGACGGGAAGGTCAAAGTGACCAGATGCCGCATTGACGGGGTCGATTATGGCGTCGAGCTTGGCCAGCGCACAGGATGGCTCGACAGCGTATGGCTTTCCATAAGGCCGAAGAACTTCCAGTTTAAGGGTGCCTCATACATCAATATCTTCACCATAATCTTGTTATATATAATAGTCTTTTTCGCGGTAGTAGGCGGGCGACTGAAGATGGGAAAAGGAGAACGCTAG
- a CDS encoding class I SAM-dependent methyltransferase, with amino-acid sequence MREMPLPRYELHREIEDTHWWFLARRRIIIDLLTRYIPPQKGFTVVEVGCGTGGNLVQLNKYYRAVGTEISEFAADVARKRTGCPVFLGDGLDGLIGMEGDIKGVLLLDLLEHLKDTVGFLATLSSSVAAGTLLLVTVPAGQCIFSEHDLAFGHLRRYNRSRLQKELAQSGFEISYISYYNSLLCLPAIIIRLLRKLILPLRKGARYRTDFWFPPPPFNRMFEGIMGAERFLLRRCTLPFGLSLIALAEKKGMPEE; translated from the coding sequence ATGAGGGAGATGCCGCTGCCACGATATGAACTTCATCGTGAGATAGAGGATACACACTGGTGGTTCCTGGCCAGGAGAAGGATTATCATTGACCTCCTCACGAGATACATCCCCCCGCAGAAGGGCTTCACCGTTGTGGAAGTTGGGTGTGGCACGGGCGGCAACCTTGTACAGCTCAATAAGTATTACCGGGCGGTCGGCACAGAGATATCCGAATTCGCTGCCGACGTGGCACGAAAGCGCACAGGGTGTCCTGTATTTCTTGGAGATGGTCTTGATGGCCTCATCGGGATGGAGGGTGATATCAAGGGGGTGCTCCTCCTCGACCTATTGGAGCACCTGAAAGATACTGTGGGCTTTCTTGCCACGCTCTCTTCATCTGTGGCCGCAGGCACTCTCCTGCTCGTCACCGTGCCCGCAGGTCAATGCATCTTCAGCGAGCATGACCTCGCCTTCGGGCATCTGAGGCGTTATAATCGCTCCCGCCTTCAAAAGGAACTGGCACAATCTGGATTCGAAATCAGTTACATCTCGTATTATAATTCACTGCTCTGCCTCCCCGCGATTATTATTCGGCTGCTCAGAAAGCTCATCCTCCCCTTGCGGAAGGGTGCGCGCTATAGAACTGATTTCTGGTTTCCCCCTCCACCTTTTAATCGCATGTTTGAGGGGATTATGGGTGCAGAACGGTTTCTGTTGCGGAGATGCACACTCCCATTCGGGCTCAGTCTCATTGCGCTTGCCGAAAAGAAAGGCATGCCAGAAGAATGA
- a CDS encoding glycosyltransferase family 2 protein: MYTCNKCREVFASAGVTVARVCPFCQTPLNAQRIPIDLSICAPMWCEECVVEAFVERAARAALSCSREFEIIIVDDGSRDATWEKITRLSRQKPYLRGIRHSRNFGLQAAVTTALQKARGRAVVIIDGDLEDPPELIPTLYQKWRDGAKIVYTVKEDRRAGVLKGLLFKAFYSLFTRLASPPMIPQSGLFCLLDRRAVDVIAQFPERVRYIPGLRTWVGFSQAEVHYSRDRRYDATPRQSLFTLVQMAIEALTSFSSAPLQFGLGIGVLSCALSLIAILVIVCIRAFTSRAIPGWATYTTLLIGLGGFLSLYISIIGCYLGHVYIEVKRRPHSLIAEEIGGPFHEGDAAATI, translated from the coding sequence ATGTATACGTGCAATAAATGCAGGGAGGTATTTGCCTCTGCGGGTGTCACGGTGGCTCGCGTGTGCCCGTTCTGCCAAACGCCGCTCAACGCTCAACGCATTCCGATTGATCTCTCAATCTGTGCGCCGATGTGGTGTGAGGAATGTGTTGTCGAGGCATTTGTTGAGCGTGCCGCCCGTGCTGCCTTAAGCTGTAGCCGCGAATTTGAAATTATTATCGTTGATGACGGGAGCCGCGATGCGACGTGGGAGAAAATCACGCGGCTTTCGCGACAAAAGCCATACCTCCGCGGCATCCGGCACTCTCGAAACTTCGGGCTCCAAGCGGCGGTTACCACCGCTCTCCAAAAGGCGCGCGGACGGGCGGTGGTCATCATTGACGGCGATCTCGAGGATCCCCCCGAGCTCATTCCAACGCTCTATCAGAAATGGCGGGATGGAGCAAAGATCGTTTACACTGTCAAAGAAGATCGAAGGGCGGGCGTGCTCAAGGGCCTTCTTTTCAAAGCATTTTATTCGCTCTTCACACGACTCGCGTCTCCCCCGATGATTCCACAGTCAGGGCTTTTCTGCTTGCTCGACCGACGGGCCGTCGACGTGATCGCACAGTTCCCGGAGCGTGTGCGTTATATTCCCGGATTGCGGACGTGGGTCGGATTTTCCCAGGCAGAGGTACATTATTCCCGAGACAGGCGCTACGATGCGACTCCCAGGCAATCATTATTCACTCTGGTCCAGATGGCCATCGAGGCACTCACGTCTTTTTCGAGCGCGCCACTCCAATTTGGCCTCGGTATAGGCGTTTTAAGCTGTGCGCTCAGTCTGATCGCGATCCTGGTGATCGTGTGCATCCGTGCATTTACCAGTCGGGCTATACCGGGGTGGGCGACCTATACCACCCTTCTCATCGGGCTTGGCGGCTTTCTCTCCCTTTACATCAGCATCATCGGGTGCTATCTGGGGCATGTGTACATCGAGGTCAAACGTCGGCCCCATAGCCTCATCGCCGAGGAGATCGGGGGACCATTCCATGAGGGAGATGCCGCTGCCACGATATGA